From the genome of Neisseria lisongii, one region includes:
- a CDS encoding mechanosensitive ion channel family protein: protein MVMQDFNFEQLTHFKGWEHLADTGMSFGTDVLAALAIFIGGKWLVTRVVKLMKTALTRAKVDMTLVSFLGNVANIGLLILVIIAALSKVGIPTTSVTALIGGAGLAIALSLKDQLSNFAAGALIILFRPFQVGDYIKVNGFEGYVREIKMVQTSLRTYANEEVVLPNSVVMGNSITNKSSLPLWRAQVVVGVDYACDLKTAKAAVLKAATDHPKCIQTEKPASVQITNLGDNAIEITLWAWTTEADWWAFQCDLNEQVVESLRAVNINIPFPQRDVHIVSQVQQS from the coding sequence ATTGTTATGCAGGATTTTAATTTCGAGCAACTGACCCATTTTAAAGGCTGGGAGCATCTGGCGGATACGGGCATGAGTTTCGGCACCGATGTTTTGGCGGCGCTGGCGATTTTTATTGGCGGCAAATGGCTGGTTACTCGGGTTGTGAAGCTGATGAAGACGGCGCTGACCCGTGCCAAAGTGGATATGACGTTGGTAAGTTTTCTCGGCAATGTGGCCAATATCGGCCTGCTGATTTTGGTGATTATCGCCGCTTTGAGCAAGGTCGGCATTCCGACTACTTCGGTTACGGCGCTGATCGGCGGTGCGGGTTTGGCGATTGCCCTCTCGCTCAAAGACCAGCTGTCGAATTTTGCCGCCGGTGCGCTGATTATTCTGTTCCGCCCGTTTCAGGTCGGCGACTATATCAAAGTAAACGGTTTTGAAGGCTATGTGCGCGAAATCAAAATGGTGCAGACTTCGCTGCGTACGTATGCCAATGAAGAAGTGGTGCTGCCCAACAGCGTGGTAATGGGCAACAGTATTACCAATAAATCTTCGCTGCCGCTGTGGCGGGCGCAGGTGGTGGTGGGCGTGGATTATGCCTGCGATTTGAAAACTGCCAAAGCGGCGGTACTCAAAGCGGCGACCGATCACCCGAAATGTATCCAAACCGAAAAACCCGCCAGCGTGCAGATTACCAATCTGGGCGACAATGCGATTGAAATCACGCTTTGGGCGTGGACGACCGAAGCCGACTGGTGGGCGTTTCAATGCGATTTGAACGAGCAGGTGGTGGAAAGCCTGCGTGCAGTCAATATCAATATCCCGTTCCCGCAGCGGGACGTACATATCGTGTCGCAGGTTCAGCAGTCTTAA
- a CDS encoding CinA family protein gives MSALQTVALHLSRHHQTVTCAESCTGGLLAAALTEISGSSQWFQQSFVTYSNQAKSERLGVSPATLLAHGAVSQETVREMAQGAKTLAGADYALSISGIAGPTGGSPEKPVGTVWFGLATPQTCLQCTVLFEGNRQQIRQKAVDYALNLLAEHLV, from the coding sequence ATGTCTGCACTGCAAACCGTCGCCCTTCATTTGAGCCGACACCACCAAACCGTTACCTGCGCCGAATCCTGCACCGGCGGCCTGCTTGCCGCTGCGCTGACCGAAATTTCCGGCAGTTCGCAATGGTTTCAACAAAGTTTCGTTACTTACAGCAATCAGGCCAAAAGCGAGCGTTTGGGCGTATCGCCGGCAACGCTGCTGGCACACGGTGCCGTCAGTCAGGAAACCGTGCGCGAAATGGCGCAGGGTGCCAAAACGCTGGCGGGGGCGGATTACGCCCTCAGCATTTCCGGTATCGCCGGCCCGACCGGCGGCAGCCCTGAAAAACCCGTCGGCACGGTCTGGTTCGGCTTGGCAACGCCGCAAACCTGCCTGCAATGCACGGTTTTATTTGAGGGCAACCGCCAGCAAATCCGCCAAAAAGCAGTGGACTATGCACTGAATCTGCTGGCGGAACACTTGGTTTGA
- a CDS encoding ABC transporter permease has protein sequence MIGFYTLFKKEVLRFWKVGLQTVAAPMLTALLYQLIFSHAVGRHIETLPGVSYHAFLIPGLAMMSMLQNAFANASSSLIQSRLTGNLVFILLPPLSVRSFFGAYVGAAVLRGLLVGIGVVAVTAPFGLPMPQHWGWIALFALLGSAVMGMFGLLAGIVAEKFDQLAMFQNFLIMPLTFLSGVFYSIGSLPEFWQGVSRLNPVFYMIDGFRFGFFGVSDVSPWLSLSVVGAFAAAWAAGMLALLKSGWRLRS, from the coding sequence ATGATCGGTTTTTACACCCTGTTTAAAAAAGAAGTGCTGCGTTTTTGGAAGGTCGGGCTGCAGACAGTAGCAGCACCGATGCTGACGGCGCTTTTGTACCAGCTGATTTTTTCCCATGCCGTCGGGCGGCATATCGAAACGCTGCCGGGCGTGTCTTATCATGCGTTTCTGATTCCGGGGCTGGCGATGATGAGTATGCTGCAAAATGCGTTTGCCAATGCCTCCAGCAGCCTGATTCAGTCCCGGCTGACCGGCAATCTGGTGTTTATTCTGCTGCCGCCGCTGTCGGTGCGCTCGTTTTTCGGGGCGTATGTCGGGGCGGCGGTGCTGCGGGGGCTGCTGGTCGGCATCGGGGTGGTGGCGGTAACGGCTCCTTTCGGGCTGCCGATGCCGCAACATTGGGGCTGGATTGCGCTGTTTGCGCTGCTCGGTTCGGCGGTGATGGGCATGTTCGGGCTGCTGGCGGGGATTGTGGCGGAAAAGTTCGACCAGTTGGCGATGTTTCAGAATTTTCTGATTATGCCGCTGACGTTTCTTTCGGGCGTGTTTTATTCGATTGGAAGCCTGCCGGAATTTTGGCAAGGGGTCAGCCGTCTGAATCCGGTTTTTTATATGATAGACGGGTTCCGTTTCGGCTTTTTCGGGGTCAGCGATGTTTCGCCGTGGCTGTCGCTCTCTGTGGTCGGGGCGTTTGCGGCGGCTTGGGCGGCGGGTATGCTGGCTTTGTTGAAGTCGGGCTGGCGGCTGCGTTCTTAA
- a CDS encoding Abi family protein: MDNRKPLKTWLDFDQQLELLKTRGLHIENENRAKQYLQRIGYYRLSGYFYPFREFNPENTFSRLNTFQKGSTFETVLALYIFDKKLRLMALDALERIEMAIRVDVAYTLGKRSSDAHQNSSCLHGNFVRPQSNGSQSKHQKWLEKYEGLVSRARKQDFVRHNLEKYGCLPIWAACEILDFGALSMLFSGMKYEDKQIIARKYHVQNHNEMEQWLRSLNFIRNVSAHHSRLWNTNITERANLSANFPQDPYWSQLKNDRAFAYFCVMQKMLTVICPHSSWSKRFDALMETFPKNPIINLHMFGLPENWQLWDLWEKPQPDNIVK; the protein is encoded by the coding sequence ATGGATAATCGAAAACCACTGAAAACATGGCTGGATTTCGATCAGCAGCTCGAACTGCTGAAAACCAGAGGCTTACATATCGAAAATGAAAACCGTGCCAAACAATATTTACAACGTATCGGCTATTACCGTTTGAGCGGTTATTTTTACCCTTTTCGAGAATTTAATCCTGAAAATACGTTTTCCCGCCTGAATACTTTTCAAAAAGGAAGTACGTTTGAAACCGTATTGGCGCTTTATATTTTCGATAAAAAACTGCGGCTGATGGCTTTAGATGCGTTGGAACGGATTGAAATGGCAATACGGGTAGATGTTGCCTATACTTTAGGTAAAAGAAGTTCTGATGCCCACCAAAACAGTTCCTGCCTGCACGGTAATTTTGTCCGCCCGCAATCAAATGGTTCCCAATCGAAACATCAAAAATGGCTGGAGAAATACGAAGGTTTGGTATCCCGAGCGAGAAAGCAGGATTTTGTCCGGCATAATCTGGAAAAATACGGATGCCTACCCATTTGGGCTGCTTGCGAAATTTTGGATTTCGGTGCTTTATCCATGCTGTTTAGCGGCATGAAATATGAAGATAAACAAATCATTGCCCGAAAATATCATGTGCAAAACCACAATGAAATGGAACAATGGTTACGGAGTCTGAACTTTATCCGCAACGTTTCTGCGCATCACAGCCGTTTATGGAACACCAATATCACTGAACGTGCCAATCTAAGCGCTAATTTTCCACAAGATCCATATTGGTCGCAATTAAAAAACGACCGAGCATTTGCTTATTTTTGTGTGATGCAGAAAATGCTGACTGTTATTTGCCCTCATTCATCATGGAGCAAACGGTTTGATGCGTTGATGGAGACATTCCCCAAAAATCCGATCATCAATCTGCACATGTTCGGTTTGCCGGAAAATTGGCAATTATGGGATTTGTGGGAAAAACCACAGCCTGATAATATCGTGAAATAA
- a CDS encoding TlpA disulfide reductase family protein, giving the protein MKHFSALILAAALLPLSATAAELQHWQTNAPQSLQSLKAPVRIINLWATWCAPCRKEMPAMSAWYAARKKGSVDMVGIALDSSDNIGKFLKQTPVSYPIWRYTGTNSRQFMKSFGNQIGVFPFTAVEAPKCGYRQTLTGEVNAQSLTAAVKAAQAACK; this is encoded by the coding sequence ATGAAACATTTTTCCGCCCTAATTCTTGCCGCCGCCCTGTTGCCGCTTTCCGCCACCGCCGCCGAGTTGCAGCACTGGCAAACCAATGCACCGCAGTCGCTGCAATCGCTCAAAGCACCAGTGCGCATTATTAACCTGTGGGCAACTTGGTGCGCCCCGTGCCGCAAAGAAATGCCGGCGATGTCGGCATGGTATGCCGCCCGCAAAAAAGGCAGCGTCGATATGGTCGGCATTGCGCTGGATTCTAGCGACAACATCGGCAAATTTTTAAAACAGACACCGGTCAGCTACCCGATTTGGCGCTACACCGGCACCAACAGCCGCCAGTTTATGAAATCCTTCGGCAACCAAATCGGCGTATTTCCGTTTACCGCAGTGGAAGCACCCAAATGCGGCTACCGCCAGACCCTCACCGGCGAAGTCAATGCCCAAAGCCTGACCGCCGCCGTCAAAGCCGCCCAAGCAGCCTGCAAATAA
- the mutS gene encoding DNA mismatch repair protein MutS has product MSKPAVSPMMQQYLGIKSQHADKLVFYRMGDFYELFFDDAVEAAKLLDITLTTRGQIDGVPIQMAGVPFHAAEQYLARLVKMGKSVAICEQVGEVGTGKGPVERKVVRIVTPGTLTDSAFLEDKETNRIAAVAVGKKHIGLAWASLQSGEFKAKLTTADKLADELARLQAAEILLPDSKNLPVFQTASANITRLNAWQFAADSGEKMLTDYFGCQDLNGFGLNTAEHAEAVGAAGALLNYIRITQNLMPQHLDGISLETESQYIGMDAATRRNLEITQTLSGKKAPTLFSTLDQCATHMGSRLLALWLHHPLRSRSHIQARQEAVAALRTQYQDIQGRLKNTADIERIAARIAVGNARPRDLAALRDSLFELAALDFAADTSSLLLTLKQVFPATLPVAEKLKAAILPEPAVWLRDGGVINNGFHSGLDELRHIQNHGDEFLLALEARERERTGLSTLKVEFNRVHGFYIELSKIQAEQAPADYQRRQTLKNAERFITPELKTFEDKVLTAQEQALALEKQLFDNLLKELQATLPQLQQAAKAAAALDVLSAFAALAEQRQFVCPEFADYPVLHIRNGRHPVVEQQVRHFTANHTDFDHKHRLMLLTGPNMGGKSTYMRQVALITLLAHTGCFVPADSAKIGPIDQIFTRIGASDDLAANRSTFMVEMSETAYILHHATEQSLVLMDEIGRGTSTFDGLALAQAIAEHLLQKNQSFSLFATHYFELTRLPEAHAAAVNMHLSALEQGQDIVFLHQIQPGPANKSYGIAVAKLAGLPARTLNAARKHLNTLENQAAGAQPQLDIFSSLTEADTMPSENHRVHQNENNSNPPAPPTDETAARQLLAELAKLHPDELSPRQALDALYRLKELAE; this is encoded by the coding sequence ATGAGCAAACCCGCCGTTTCCCCGATGATGCAGCAATATCTGGGCATTAAGTCCCAACACGCCGACAAGCTGGTGTTTTACCGCATGGGCGACTTTTACGAACTGTTTTTCGACGATGCGGTCGAGGCGGCGAAACTTTTGGACATCACGCTGACCACGCGCGGCCAGATAGACGGCGTACCGATTCAGATGGCGGGCGTGCCGTTTCACGCCGCCGAGCAGTATCTGGCACGGCTGGTGAAAATGGGCAAAAGCGTGGCGATTTGCGAACAGGTCGGCGAAGTCGGCACCGGCAAAGGGCCGGTGGAACGCAAAGTCGTGCGCATCGTAACCCCCGGCACGCTTACCGATTCGGCATTTTTGGAAGACAAGGAAACCAACCGCATCGCCGCCGTTGCCGTCGGCAAAAAACACATCGGGCTGGCGTGGGCATCGCTGCAAAGCGGCGAATTTAAAGCCAAGCTGACCACGGCGGACAAACTCGCCGACGAGTTGGCACGTTTGCAGGCGGCGGAAATTCTGTTGCCCGACAGCAAAAACCTACCCGTTTTTCAGACGGCCTCGGCAAACATCACCCGCCTCAACGCTTGGCAATTTGCCGCCGACAGCGGCGAAAAAATGCTGACCGACTATTTCGGCTGCCAAGACCTCAACGGCTTCGGGCTGAACACGGCGGAGCACGCCGAAGCCGTCGGCGCTGCCGGTGCGCTGCTCAACTATATCCGCATCACGCAAAACCTGATGCCGCAGCATTTGGACGGCATTTCGCTGGAAACCGAAAGCCAGTATATCGGCATGGATGCCGCCACCCGCCGCAATCTGGAAATCACGCAAACCCTCTCCGGCAAAAAAGCGCCGACCCTGTTTTCCACCCTCGACCAATGCGCCACCCACATGGGAAGCCGCCTGCTCGCCCTGTGGCTGCACCACCCCCTGCGCAGCCGCAGCCACATTCAGGCACGCCAAGAGGCGGTTGCCGCCCTACGTACGCAATACCAAGACATTCAAGGCCGTCTGAAAAACACCGCCGACATCGAACGCATCGCCGCCCGCATTGCCGTGGGCAATGCCCGTCCGAGAGATTTGGCCGCCCTGCGAGACAGCCTGTTTGAGCTGGCGGCACTGGATTTCGCTGCCGACACCAGCAGCCTGCTGCTCACCCTCAAACAGGTTTTTCCCGCCACCCTGCCGGTTGCGGAAAAACTCAAAGCCGCCATTCTGCCCGAACCGGCGGTGTGGCTGCGGGACGGCGGCGTGATCAACAACGGTTTCCACAGCGGCTTGGACGAATTGCGCCATATCCAAAACCACGGCGACGAATTTCTGCTCGCCCTCGAAGCACGGGAACGGGAACGCACCGGCTTGTCCACCCTGAAAGTCGAGTTCAACCGGGTTCACGGTTTCTACATCGAACTCTCGAAAATCCAAGCCGAGCAAGCTCCCGCCGACTACCAGCGCCGCCAGACGCTGAAAAACGCCGAACGCTTTATCACGCCCGAACTGAAAACCTTTGAAGACAAAGTCCTCACCGCCCAAGAACAGGCGCTGGCGCTGGAAAAACAACTGTTCGACAACCTGCTCAAAGAACTTCAGGCCACCCTGCCGCAACTGCAACAAGCCGCCAAAGCCGCCGCCGCATTGGACGTTTTGTCCGCCTTTGCCGCACTGGCGGAACAACGCCAATTTGTCTGCCCCGAATTTGCCGACTATCCCGTTTTACATATCCGCAACGGCCGCCATCCCGTCGTCGAACAGCAAGTGCGCCACTTCACCGCCAACCACACCGATTTCGACCACAAACACCGCCTGATGCTGCTCACCGGCCCCAATATGGGCGGCAAATCCACCTATATGCGCCAAGTCGCCCTGATTACCCTGCTGGCGCACACCGGCTGCTTCGTCCCCGCCGACAGCGCCAAAATCGGCCCCATCGACCAGATTTTCACCCGCATCGGTGCCAGCGACGACTTGGCCGCCAACCGCTCTACCTTTATGGTTGAGATGAGCGAAACCGCCTATATTCTGCACCACGCCACCGAACAATCGCTGGTGCTGATGGACGAAATCGGCCGCGGCACGTCCACCTTCGACGGCTTGGCGCTGGCGCAAGCGATTGCCGAACACCTGTTGCAGAAAAACCAATCGTTCAGCCTGTTTGCCACCCACTATTTCGAACTCACCCGCCTGCCCGAAGCCCACGCCGCCGCCGTCAATATGCACCTGAGCGCCTTGGAACAGGGACAAGACATCGTTTTCCTGCACCAAATCCAACCCGGCCCCGCCAACAAAAGCTACGGCATCGCCGTCGCCAAACTCGCCGGCCTGCCCGCCCGCACCCTCAACGCCGCCCGCAAACACCTCAACACACTCGAAAACCAAGCCGCCGGCGCACAACCGCAGTTGGACATCTTCAGCAGCCTGACCGAAGCCGACACCATGCCGTCTGAAAATCATAGGGTTCACCAAAATGAAAACAACAGCAACCCGCCCGCCCCGCCAACAGACGAAACCGCCGCCCGCCAACTGCTCGCCGAACTCGCTAAGCTGCACCCCGACGAGTTATCCCCAAGACAGGCACTCGATGCACTGTATCGGTTGAAAGAATTGGCGGAATGA
- the ftsE gene encoding cell division ATP-binding protein FtsE, with product MIRFEQVSKTYPGGFEALKNISFQISKGEMIFIAGHSGSGKSTVLKLISGITKPSLGKVWFNNQDLGSLNDNQIGFMRQHIGIVFQDHKILYDRNVLQNVILPLRIIGYPPAKAEERARIAIEKVGLKGRENDDPVTLSGGEQQRLCIARAVVHQPALLIADEPSANLDRAYALDIMELFKTFHEAGTTVIVAAHDETLMADYGHRILRLQKGRLA from the coding sequence ATGATCCGTTTCGAACAAGTTTCCAAAACCTACCCGGGCGGTTTTGAAGCCTTAAAAAACATCAGTTTCCAAATCAGCAAAGGCGAAATGATTTTTATTGCCGGCCATTCCGGTTCGGGAAAATCGACTGTGTTGAAGCTGATTTCGGGCATCACCAAGCCCAGCTTGGGCAAGGTTTGGTTCAACAATCAGGATTTGGGGTCGCTCAACGACAACCAAATCGGTTTTATGCGCCAGCATATCGGCATTGTGTTTCAAGACCACAAAATCCTCTACGACCGCAATGTGCTGCAAAATGTGATTTTGCCGCTGCGGATTATCGGCTATCCGCCGGCCAAAGCGGAAGAACGCGCCCGCATTGCGATTGAAAAAGTCGGATTAAAGGGGCGGGAAAACGATGATCCGGTTACGCTTTCGGGCGGCGAGCAGCAGCGTTTGTGTATTGCCCGTGCGGTGGTCCACCAGCCGGCGCTGCTGATTGCGGACGAACCCTCCGCCAATCTCGACCGTGCTTATGCGCTGGATATTATGGAACTGTTTAAAACTTTCCACGAAGCGGGTACGACCGTGATTGTGGCGGCGCACGATGAAACGCTGATGGCGGATTACGGCCACCGTATTCTGCGCCTGCAGAAAGGACGGCTGGCATGA
- a CDS encoding YdcF family protein codes for MFRLPRFRHLLQGTALGMVLALSAFAAIVWLVYQTGKSRLPDGVHVDAAVVLGAAAWDKRPSPVFRERINHAIALYQSRRVDKIIFTGGTPKKGYMTEAEVGRRYALKQGIPARDILFENTSRNTYENLSNIRPLLHHHDIRTIVIVSDPYHLARAAAIADELNLNARVSGTPTSRYDEGKKKDRFLLQESYALSAYYAAYWGNRLWRFVSGNR; via the coding sequence ATGTTCCGCCTTCCCCGCTTCCGCCATCTGCTGCAAGGTACGGCGCTCGGCATGGTATTGGCGTTGTCGGCGTTTGCCGCCATCGTGTGGCTGGTTTATCAGACCGGCAAAAGCAGGCTGCCCGACGGGGTGCATGTTGATGCGGCGGTGGTGTTGGGTGCTGCGGCGTGGGACAAACGCCCTTCGCCGGTGTTTCGGGAACGCATCAATCATGCCATTGCGCTGTATCAGAGCCGACGTGTGGATAAAATCATTTTTACCGGCGGCACGCCGAAAAAAGGCTATATGACTGAGGCCGAAGTCGGCCGCCGCTATGCGCTCAAACAGGGCATTCCCGCCCGCGATATTCTGTTTGAAAACACGTCCCGCAATACCTACGAAAACCTCAGTAATATCCGTCCGCTGCTGCATCACCACGATATCCGCACCATCGTAATTGTCAGCGACCCTTACCATCTGGCCCGTGCCGCCGCCATCGCCGACGAATTGAATCTGAACGCCCGTGTTTCGGGAACGCCAACCAGCCGTTATGACGAGGGCAAAAAGAAAGACCGTTTTCTGCTGCAGGAAAGCTACGCCCTGTCTGCCTATTATGCTGCATATTGGGGCAACCGCTTGTGGCGCTTTGTATCGGGCAACCGTTAG
- the gltX gene encoding glutamate--tRNA ligase, which produces MTVKTRFAPSPTGYLHIGGVRTALFSWAFARHHQGEFLLRIEDTDLARSTAESVKVIMDGIDWVGLNYDNAGNVVYQTQRFDRYKEVVAELLESGHAYYCYCSKEELEAMREKAEREGTATYDRRWRPEAGKTLPDIPADVQPVVRFKTPLTGDTSWTDLVKGEISFPNEALDDLIIARADGSPTYNFCVVVDDFDMGVTHVIRGDDHVNNTPKQINILKAMGADVPAYGHLPMILNEQGKKISKRSGDTVAITDFGAMGILPEAMLNYLARLGWAHGDDEFFTMEQFVEWFDLKDVSPSPSRMDMKKLLWINGEHIKITPNDTLADMIRHRLEAKGITETAAPALTDVIALVKDRAQDLNALAEECVYFYQKQVPAEADVAKHWDDDAADRMLRFAGKLESLNEWTTENIHSLFKPFCDEEGIKMGKLGMPLRLAVCGTAKTPSVDAVLALIGKDEVLKRIRS; this is translated from the coding sequence ATGACCGTCAAAACCCGTTTTGCACCCAGTCCGACCGGCTATCTGCACATCGGCGGTGTGCGCACCGCTCTGTTTTCATGGGCATTTGCCCGCCATCACCAAGGCGAATTTCTGCTGCGTATCGAAGATACCGACTTGGCACGCTCGACGGCCGAATCGGTCAAAGTGATTATGGACGGCATCGACTGGGTCGGCCTGAATTACGACAATGCCGGTAATGTGGTGTACCAAACCCAACGCTTCGACCGCTATAAAGAAGTGGTGGCCGAGCTGCTCGAATCCGGCCACGCTTATTACTGCTACTGCAGCAAAGAAGAACTGGAAGCCATGCGCGAAAAAGCCGAACGGGAAGGCACGGCTACTTACGACCGCCGCTGGCGGCCCGAAGCCGGTAAAACCCTGCCCGACATTCCGGCGGACGTGCAGCCCGTGGTCCGCTTCAAAACCCCGCTGACCGGCGACACTTCGTGGACCGACTTGGTCAAAGGCGAAATCAGCTTTCCCAACGAAGCGCTCGATGATCTGATTATCGCTCGTGCCGACGGCTCGCCGACCTACAATTTCTGCGTGGTGGTGGACGATTTCGATATGGGCGTTACCCATGTTATCCGAGGCGACGACCATGTTAATAATACTCCGAAACAAATCAATATCTTAAAAGCCATGGGTGCCGATGTTCCGGCATACGGCCATCTGCCGATGATTTTGAACGAGCAGGGCAAAAAAATTTCCAAACGCAGCGGCGACACCGTGGCCATCACCGATTTCGGCGCAATGGGCATTCTGCCCGAAGCCATGCTCAACTATCTGGCACGCTTGGGCTGGGCGCACGGCGACGACGAATTTTTCACCATGGAACAATTTGTTGAATGGTTCGACCTCAAAGATGTTTCCCCGTCGCCAAGCCGCATGGACATGAAAAAACTGTTGTGGATTAACGGCGAACACATCAAAATCACCCCGAACGATACCCTCGCCGACATGATCCGCCACCGTCTGGAAGCAAAAGGCATTACCGAAACAGCCGCACCTGCGCTGACAGACGTGATTGCCTTGGTGAAAGACCGCGCCCAAGACCTCAACGCCTTGGCGGAAGAGTGCGTTTATTTCTACCAAAAACAAGTACCGGCCGAAGCCGACGTTGCCAAACACTGGGACGACGATGCCGCCGACCGCATGTTGCGGTTTGCCGGCAAACTCGAAAGCCTGAACGAGTGGACAACCGAAAATATCCACAGCCTGTTCAAACCGTTTTGCGACGAAGAAGGCATCAAAATGGGCAAACTCGGCATGCCGCTGCGCCTCGCCGTGTGCGGCACCGCCAAAACACCGAGCGTCGATGCCGTATTGGCACTGATCGGCAAAGACGAAGTCTTGAAACGTATCCGTAGCTAA
- the ftsX gene encoding permease-like cell division protein FtsX, which produces MSIHYFSLHTESARSAFKELLRQPVGTLLTLVMLAVAMTLPLFLYLGVQSGQSVLGKLNESPQITVYLDTHAAKEDADTVAALLKQDQRLDKIRFVGKQEGLQELQSNLDQNLVSILDENPLPDVFIVTPDARFTPQQMQAVYDDLLKLPMVESAAMDTEWVRTLYQINEFIRKILWFLAVTLGMAFVLVAHNTIRLQILSRKEEIEITKLLGAPASFIRRPFLYQAVWQALLASAVSLGLCGWLLAAVRPLVDAIFKPYGLNIVWRFFNGGETALILGAVTALGVFGAWLATTQHLLGFKAKK; this is translated from the coding sequence ATGAGCATTCATTATTTTTCCCTGCATACCGAATCGGCACGCAGCGCCTTTAAAGAATTGTTGCGCCAGCCCGTCGGCACACTGCTGACGCTGGTGATGCTTGCGGTGGCGATGACCTTGCCGCTGTTTCTGTATTTGGGCGTGCAAAGCGGCCAGAGCGTGTTGGGTAAACTCAACGAGTCGCCGCAGATTACGGTGTATCTGGACACCCACGCGGCTAAGGAAGATGCCGATACCGTCGCCGCCCTGCTGAAACAGGATCAGCGGCTGGACAAAATCCGTTTTGTCGGCAAACAGGAAGGATTGCAGGAGTTGCAGAGTAATCTGGATCAGAATCTGGTGTCGATATTGGACGAAAATCCGCTCCCCGATGTGTTTATCGTAACGCCGGATGCCCGTTTTACGCCGCAGCAGATGCAGGCGGTGTATGACGACCTGCTCAAACTACCGATGGTGGAATCGGCGGCGATGGACACCGAATGGGTACGCACGCTGTACCAAATCAATGAATTTATCCGCAAAATCCTTTGGTTTTTAGCGGTAACGCTGGGCATGGCTTTTGTCTTGGTGGCACACAATACCATACGCCTGCAGATTCTCAGCCGCAAAGAAGAAATCGAAATTACCAAACTCTTGGGTGCGCCGGCTTCGTTTATCCGCCGCCCGTTTCTGTATCAGGCGGTGTGGCAGGCGCTGCTGGCTTCAGCGGTCAGCCTCGGCCTGTGCGGCTGGCTGCTGGCCGCCGTCCGCCCGCTGGTTGATGCGATATTCAAGCCCTACGGTCTGAACATCGTCTGGCGCTTTTTCAACGGCGGCGAAACCGCCCTGATTCTCGGTGCGGTTACGGCGCTGGGCGTGTTCGGCGCATGGCTCGCCACCACTCAGCACCTGCTCGGCTTCAAAGCCAAAAAATAG
- the arsC gene encoding arsenate reductase (glutaredoxin) (This arsenate reductase requires both glutathione and glutaredoxin to convert arsenate to arsenite, after which the efflux transporter formed by ArsA and ArsB can extrude the arsenite from the cell, providing resistance.) — MPSENRADKQYLYHNPRCSKSRAALALLEERNIAAEVVHYLDTPPTLEALQELFAKLGEDSVRSMMRVKDDLYRELGLDNEALGNDDLLRAIAEHPALLERPIFVSGNRAAVGRPLENIEALLSV; from the coding sequence ATGCCGTCTGAAAATCGTGCCGACAAACAATATCTGTATCACAATCCCCGCTGCAGTAAATCCCGTGCGGCGCTGGCTTTGTTGGAAGAGCGCAACATCGCTGCCGAGGTGGTGCATTATTTGGACACGCCGCCGACATTGGAAGCGCTGCAAGAGCTGTTTGCCAAACTGGGTGAAGATTCCGTGCGCAGCATGATGCGGGTGAAAGACGATCTGTATCGGGAGCTGGGTTTGGACAACGAAGCCTTGGGCAACGATGATTTGCTGCGTGCCATCGCCGAACATCCGGCCTTGCTGGAACGCCCGATTTTTGTTTCCGGCAACCGTGCCGCCGTCGGCCGCCCGCTGGAAAACATCGAAGCGCTGCTGTCAGTGTGA